Proteins found in one Halobaculum sp. MBLA0147 genomic segment:
- a CDS encoding sensor histidine kinase, which yields MADANLNEFPVAVDVLASFPEPVAVVHVTSDGPVAATTNDAFAETFEADTEGLIARSFAVATTDGDPAGGRPGGPVAVQTDAGRESFRVTYLPVETAVADETDVTGGTDATDEGDASSWGGDGETGTDRRTTEVGYLAWTPPPTEGGGRDRFVELHGTTREMLTAESREAVAQVAADAVENVIGFPLNTVRLYTPDPDRLLPTAISTATRSVTPGERPAYERGETIQWRAFDDDEFLVFQDVTTIDDDVERSGSGSMLVAPLGEHGVLTMGTTEPAAISETDLELARVFAANVEAAMDRVERERALRDRERELERQNERLDRFASVLSHDLRNPISIVSGYTEVARSETDSEAVERHLAEVQTAVERMSTLVEQTLTLAREGAKVDERERVCVPDVADRLAEVTTGQGPTLVFPDADGEEPPEWTVSADRERVERILDNLLRNAVEHAAGAGGGGDGSTAADGGADAATSDGGGADGGGVTGTDGDDDEFGTAGGPVTVRIGRIDGEGFYVADDGPGIEPDRREDVFEYGTSYDDGTGLGLAIVAELTRAHGWTVEIEESWAGGARFAFHTGPEDGPRADGEE from the coding sequence GTGGCGGACGCGAACCTGAACGAGTTCCCGGTCGCCGTCGACGTACTCGCGTCGTTCCCGGAGCCGGTCGCGGTCGTCCACGTGACATCCGACGGGCCGGTCGCCGCCACGACGAACGACGCCTTCGCAGAGACGTTCGAGGCGGACACCGAGGGGTTGATCGCGCGGTCGTTCGCCGTCGCGACCACCGACGGTGACCCGGCAGGTGGACGGCCCGGCGGTCCGGTCGCGGTCCAGACGGACGCCGGTCGAGAGTCGTTCCGCGTCACGTACCTGCCGGTCGAGACGGCCGTAGCCGACGAGACGGACGTGACCGGCGGGACGGACGCGACCGACGAGGGGGACGCGAGCAGTTGGGGCGGCGACGGGGAGACCGGAACCGACCGGCGGACGACGGAAGTCGGCTACCTCGCGTGGACGCCGCCGCCGACGGAGGGTGGCGGCCGGGACCGCTTCGTCGAACTCCACGGGACGACCCGAGAGATGCTCACCGCCGAGAGCCGCGAGGCCGTCGCGCAGGTGGCGGCCGACGCCGTCGAGAACGTCATCGGGTTCCCGTTGAACACGGTCCGGCTGTACACGCCGGATCCGGATCGACTGCTGCCGACGGCGATCTCGACGGCGACACGGAGTGTCACCCCGGGCGAGCGGCCGGCCTACGAGCGCGGCGAGACGATCCAGTGGCGGGCGTTCGACGACGACGAGTTCCTCGTCTTCCAGGACGTGACGACGATCGACGACGACGTCGAGCGCAGCGGCTCCGGGAGTATGCTCGTCGCCCCCCTGGGCGAGCACGGCGTGTTGACGATGGGGACGACGGAGCCGGCGGCCATCTCCGAGACGGACCTCGAGTTGGCGCGCGTGTTCGCGGCGAACGTCGAGGCGGCGATGGACCGCGTGGAGCGCGAGCGAGCGCTGCGAGACCGCGAGCGGGAACTGGAACGGCAGAACGAACGACTGGACCGCTTCGCCAGCGTGTTGAGCCACGACCTCCGGAACCCGATCAGCATCGTCTCGGGGTACACGGAGGTCGCGCGCAGCGAGACGGACTCCGAGGCGGTGGAACGGCACCTGGCGGAGGTCCAGACGGCCGTCGAGCGGATGTCGACGCTCGTCGAGCAGACGCTGACGCTGGCCCGCGAGGGGGCGAAGGTCGACGAGCGCGAGCGGGTGTGTGTCCCCGACGTCGCCGACCGACTCGCGGAGGTGACGACCGGGCAAGGCCCGACGCTGGTGTTCCCGGACGCGGACGGCGAGGAGCCGCCCGAGTGGACCGTGTCGGCCGACCGCGAACGCGTCGAGCGAATCCTCGACAACCTCCTCCGCAACGCCGTCGAACACGCCGCCGGTGCAGGCGGAGGTGGTGACGGCAGTACGGCTGCAGACGGCGGTGCCGACGCGGCCACGAGCGACGGTGGCGGCGCCGACGGCGGCGGTGTCACCGGAACGGACGGCGACGACGACGAGTTCGGCACCGCCGGCGGGCCGGTGACGGTCCGGATCGGCCGGATCGACGGCGAGGGGTTCTACGTCGCGGACGACGGGCCGGGGATCGAGCCGGACCGCCGCGAGGACGTGTTCGAGTACGGGACGAGCTACGACGACGGCACCGGACTGGGGCTGGCGATCGTCGCGGAGCTCACCCGCGCCCACGGCTGGACGGTCGAGATCGAGGAGAGTTGGGCCGGCGGCGCCCGGTTCGCGTTCCACACGGGACCCGAGGACGGCCCGCGCGCGGACGGCGAGGAGTGA
- a CDS encoding amidohydrolase family protein: MTDSDTVVVRGGRVHTQTERGVVEGDVLIDGDEIAAVGEVDAPADAREVDASGLEITPGLVDAHSHAGMAEWGEPEDGDFNEGTSATTPHVNALDGFHPRDEELKHAFQNGVTTVSARMGSGNVIGGVIVSVKTHGKVADRMLLREDGMKAAMGENPKRFHGESEGRQPSTRPGVAATLREEFTAAEDYRDRKAAAAADDEPFERDVGMENLVRVLEGELPLRVHAHRADDIATVFRIADEFGIDDLSIEHATEGHLIAEEFVERDVPAVVGPSISSATKYELRNITFETPGILHEAGVTVAIQTDAPVLPQQHLDVCVGLAVREGLPAEAALDTVTTNPAEILGVADRVGTLEPGTDADLVAWDGEFYRVDTRSQHVFVDGEHVFDRAEDEVDPREAYAW, from the coding sequence GTGACAGACTCCGACACAGTCGTCGTCCGCGGAGGACGCGTCCACACGCAGACGGAACGTGGTGTCGTCGAGGGAGACGTACTGATCGACGGGGACGAGATCGCCGCCGTCGGCGAGGTCGACGCCCCCGCCGACGCGCGCGAGGTCGACGCCAGCGGGTTGGAGATCACGCCCGGTCTCGTCGACGCCCACAGCCACGCCGGGATGGCCGAGTGGGGGGAGCCGGAGGACGGCGACTTCAACGAGGGAACCAGCGCGACGACACCCCACGTCAACGCCTTGGACGGGTTCCACCCACGCGACGAGGAGCTGAAACACGCCTTCCAGAACGGCGTGACCACCGTCTCGGCGCGGATGGGGTCGGGCAACGTCATCGGCGGGGTCATCGTCTCGGTGAAGACCCACGGGAAGGTCGCCGACCGGATGCTGCTGCGCGAGGACGGGATGAAGGCCGCGATGGGAGAGAACCCGAAGCGGTTCCACGGGGAGTCGGAGGGCCGACAACCCTCGACGCGACCGGGCGTCGCGGCGACGCTGCGCGAGGAGTTCACGGCCGCGGAGGACTACCGCGACCGGAAGGCCGCGGCGGCGGCCGACGACGAACCCTTCGAGCGCGACGTGGGGATGGAGAACCTCGTCCGCGTGTTGGAGGGGGAGCTCCCGCTGCGGGTCCACGCCCACCGCGCCGACGACATCGCGACGGTGTTCCGGATCGCCGACGAGTTCGGGATCGACGACCTCTCGATCGAACACGCGACGGAGGGGCACCTGATCGCCGAGGAGTTCGTCGAGCGTGACGTGCCGGCGGTGGTCGGGCCGTCGATCTCCTCGGCGACGAAGTACGAACTCCGGAACATCACCTTCGAGACGCCGGGGATCCTCCACGAGGCGGGCGTCACGGTCGCGATCCAGACGGACGCGCCGGTGCTGCCACAGCAACACCTGGACGTGTGTGTCGGGCTCGCCGTCCGCGAGGGACTCCCGGCGGAGGCGGCACTCGACACCGTGACGACGAACCCCGCGGAGATCCTCGGCGTCGCGGACCGGGTCGGCACCCTCGAGCCGGGGACGGACGCCGACCTCGTCGCCTGGGACGGGGAGTTCTACCGCGTCGACACCCGGAGCCAGCACGTCTTCGTCGACGGGGAACACGTCTTCGACCGCGCCGAAGACGAGGTCGACCCGCGCGAGGCGTACGCCTGGTAG
- a CDS encoding family 16 glycosylhydrolase, with protein MTDESTHTSAPSAPTPDEGWRVVVEENWNEFDTDRWSVGFVDRAEWIPDDDATVSADHVSVRDGQCLLEIESEGTGPAGCHQGVINASVGGLSHHPSVGVAIDPSPGQYVEARLRLPGRTGVLPAFWMHAADTTWPPEIDIVELLQRGDDPTAARRRLHADVHWSHSGEPGDSSVHEHAPTAVDTGVDLTAGLHTYGCAWFTDRVEWYFDGRRVATRREPAPMLASLTGDAARPFAPVFSTHVNRVGEADLSTAWSEELVIDQFRLLEVER; from the coding sequence ATGACAGACGAGTCTACACACACGTCCGCCCCGTCGGCGCCGACGCCCGACGAGGGGTGGCGTGTCGTCGTCGAAGAGAACTGGAACGAGTTCGACACAGATCGGTGGAGCGTGGGGTTCGTCGACCGGGCAGAGTGGATTCCCGACGACGACGCGACGGTCAGTGCAGACCACGTCTCCGTGCGAGACGGGCAGTGTCTCCTCGAGATCGAGTCGGAGGGAACTGGCCCAGCGGGCTGTCACCAGGGGGTGATCAACGCCAGCGTCGGCGGGCTGTCACACCACCCGTCGGTCGGTGTCGCGATCGACCCGTCGCCCGGACAGTACGTCGAGGCGCGTCTCCGGCTCCCGGGACGAACGGGGGTGCTTCCGGCGTTCTGGATGCACGCCGCGGACACGACCTGGCCGCCCGAGATCGATATCGTCGAACTCCTCCAGCGCGGCGACGACCCCACGGCGGCCCGTCGGCGACTCCACGCCGACGTCCACTGGAGTCACTCGGGCGAACCGGGCGACAGCTCCGTACACGAGCACGCGCCGACGGCCGTCGACACGGGGGTCGATCTCACGGCGGGGCTCCACACGTACGGCTGTGCGTGGTTCACCGACCGGGTCGAGTGGTACTTCGACGGTCGACGTGTCGCGACACGACGGGAGCCAGCCCCGATGCTCGCCTCCCTCACCGGCGACGCCGCACGGCCGTTCGCCCCGGTCTTCTCGACGCACGTCAACCGGGTTGGCGAGGCCGATCTCTCGACAGCGTGGTCAGAGGAACTCGTGATCGATCAGTTCAGGCTGTTGGAAGTCGAACGGTGA
- a CDS encoding glycosyltransferase family 2 protein, whose product MITLTTIVLVVVWSVFLLYSVSVLFWLYEVLLLARGQLVSDDELVYDHDDVQVRILTIGAEAVVQGTVDSVPEAVEGVRVIAEQEMDIDGATVHVVPDEFDCAARHKGRALEWARRHVPCSKEFVLYLDEDTLVQQFRGLPDADVVQITEMPIFTGSWIAYLSETFRIGYQYEQRAFGRFDYPLYAWGGGIAIRQSLEDEVTWDVETITEDTTFVWRAAEAGTLDFRVLNLKFRNQAPPTLRGMFRQRRRWFSGTQHSSDLLPRRYQLFLSFRMVAWALSPLVPVLSLLLFLFPQYVPQSSVYQLVSLAEFLTLFVVTGVGVTVYGRHERVTLLALPLTPLLVVLNTVGALWGYVSPIETFAVTEKVAPETEVVGPTTLEERNPMLEEGAIADHDGEEELVSDGGIDDALFRE is encoded by the coding sequence GTGATCACGCTCACCACGATCGTGTTGGTGGTCGTCTGGTCGGTGTTTCTGTTGTACTCCGTGTCGGTGTTGTTCTGGCTGTACGAGGTGCTCCTGCTCGCGCGCGGCCAGCTCGTCTCGGACGACGAACTCGTCTACGATCACGACGACGTCCAGGTCCGTATTCTGACGATCGGCGCGGAGGCGGTCGTCCAAGGGACCGTCGACTCGGTCCCCGAGGCGGTCGAAGGTGTCCGCGTGATCGCCGAACAGGAGATGGACATCGACGGGGCGACGGTCCACGTCGTCCCCGACGAGTTCGACTGTGCAGCGCGACACAAGGGCCGCGCGCTGGAGTGGGCACGTCGACACGTTCCCTGCTCGAAGGAGTTCGTGTTGTACCTCGACGAGGACACGCTGGTCCAACAGTTCCGGGGGTTGCCGGACGCGGACGTGGTCCAGATCACCGAGATGCCCATCTTCACCGGGTCGTGGATCGCGTACCTCTCGGAGACGTTCCGGATCGGCTACCAGTACGAACAACGCGCGTTCGGCCGCTTCGACTACCCGTTGTACGCCTGGGGTGGGGGGATCGCGATCCGGCAGTCGCTGGAAGACGAGGTCACGTGGGACGTCGAGACGATCACCGAAGACACCACCTTCGTCTGGCGTGCGGCCGAGGCGGGGACTCTCGACTTCCGCGTGTTGAACCTGAAGTTTCGGAACCAGGCACCGCCGACGCTGCGTGGGATGTTCCGCCAGCGACGGCGGTGGTTCTCGGGGACACAACACTCCTCGGACCTGCTCCCGCGTCGGTACCAACTGTTCCTCTCGTTCCGGATGGTCGCGTGGGCGTTGTCCCCGCTCGTCCCCGTGCTCTCGCTCCTGTTGTTCCTGTTTCCGCAGTACGTCCCGCAGTCGTCCGTGTACCAACTCGTGTCGTTGGCCGAGTTCCTGACACTGTTCGTCGTCACTGGAGTAGGCGTCACGGTCTACGGCCGCCACGAGCGGGTGACGCTGCTGGCGCTCCCGCTGACGCCGTTGTTGGTCGTGTTGAACACCGTCGGCGCGCTGTGGGGGTACGTCTCCCCGATCGAGACGTTCGCGGTGACGGAGAAGGTCGCTCCGGAGACGGAGGTGGTCGGTCCCACGACGTTAGAGGAGCGGAACCCGATGCTAGAAGAGGGTGCGATCGCCGACCACGACGGCGAGGAGGAGCTCGTCAGTGACGGTGGGATCGACGACGCACTGTTCCGGGAGTAG
- a CDS encoding helix-turn-helix transcriptional regulator, translating into MSVAEAEAELSDVEREALELVRETGGIHQSDFWKELDVSSRKGSRIAEKLLEKELIRREETVYDGHNTYLLLPTARDLDFSLLMAGDMLSPFIGEEEVDPNSDSFTQWLMNLAYEE; encoded by the coding sequence ATGAGCGTCGCCGAGGCGGAAGCGGAACTCTCCGACGTCGAGCGGGAGGCGCTGGAGTTGGTCCGCGAGACGGGTGGGATCCACCAGAGTGACTTCTGGAAGGAACTCGACGTGTCCTCGCGGAAGGGGAGTCGTATCGCGGAGAAACTGCTGGAGAAGGAGCTGATCCGCCGCGAGGAGACGGTGTACGACGGCCACAACACGTACCTCCTCTTGCCGACGGCCCGCGACCTGGACTTCTCGCTTCTGATGGCCGGGGACATGCTCTCGCCGTTCATCGGCGAGGAGGAGGTCGACCCCAACAGCGACTCGTTCACCCAGTGGCTGATGAACCTCGCCTACGAGGAGTGA
- a CDS encoding NRDE family protein, whose product MCTLTLAWQVFPDAPVVAAANRDEATDRPSEPPREIEPGIVAPLDVEAGGTWIGHTDDGLFVGLTNRWVEGLAGERSRGLLVRDCLRAASAEAAARHVEEAVADHEYDGFNLLVADADAAILLSWDGHLAPTTLEPGVHVLGNVGLDGDFYEPPERPELGPERADAAVRLREHLRPEPGETATAWRDRAATALGDHEFGVCVHEDGYGTVSASLVTLFADGTSDYRFADGPPCETAFERVDP is encoded by the coding sequence ATGTGTACGCTGACGTTGGCGTGGCAGGTGTTCCCCGACGCGCCCGTGGTGGCGGCGGCGAACCGCGACGAGGCGACGGATCGGCCGTCCGAGCCGCCCCGCGAGATCGAGCCGGGGATCGTCGCGCCACTGGACGTCGAGGCGGGCGGCACCTGGATCGGGCACACGGACGACGGGCTGTTCGTCGGCCTGACGAACCGCTGGGTCGAGGGGTTGGCCGGCGAGCGCTCGCGGGGGCTGTTGGTCCGGGACTGTCTGCGCGCCGCGTCGGCGGAGGCGGCGGCGCGACACGTCGAGGAGGCCGTCGCCGACCACGAGTACGACGGGTTCAACCTGCTCGTCGCGGACGCCGACGCCGCGATCCTGCTGTCGTGGGACGGCCACCTCGCGCCGACGACGCTGGAGCCGGGGGTCCACGTCCTCGGCAACGTGGGGCTCGACGGCGACTTCTACGAGCCACCCGAGCGGCCGGAGTTGGGACCGGAACGCGCCGACGCCGCCGTCCGTCTGCGCGAGCATCTCCGCCCCGAGCCGGGTGAGACGGCGACCGCGTGGCGCGACCGCGCCGCGACGGCGCTGGGCGACCACGAGTTCGGTGTCTGTGTTCACGAGGACGGTTACGGGACGGTGTCCGCGTCGCTGGTCACGCTGTTCGCCGACGGGACGAGCGACTACCGGTTCGCGGACGGCCCGCCGTGTGAGACGGCGTTCGAGCGTGTCGACCCGTGA